In Lotus japonicus ecotype B-129 chromosome 5, LjGifu_v1.2, one genomic interval encodes:
- the LOC130718084 gene encoding coatomer subunit delta-like → MVCLAASIISKSGKVLVSRQFVEMSRIRIEGLLAAFPKLVGTGKQHTYVETENVRYVYQPIEALYLLLVTNKQSNILEDLETLRLLSKLVPEYSYSLDEEGICRHAFELIFAFDEVIALGHTENVTVAQVKQYCEMESHEEKLHKLVMQSKINDTKDVMKRKASEIDKSKIEKRGDKGGFGPLQSMGSGRVENSFSDMSISSSGTGFGSGSGFGLTTDPDSFSTKPKGRPTSSATAPPKGLGMKLGKSQRTNQFLESLKAEGEVIVEDVQPKLSQSRSAAPPLTDPITLTVEEKLNVTLKRDGGVSNFDVQGTLSLQILNQEDGNIQVQVQTGDNQAISFKTHPNMNKELFANENILGLKDPNRPFPTGQASDAGGVGLLKWRMQSTDESMVPLTINCWPSSSGNETYVSIEYEASSMFDLRNVVISVPLPALRDAPSVSQIDGEWRYDPRNSILEWSVLLIDNSNRSGSMEFVVPQADSSAFFPISVRFMATDTFSDLKVTNIIPLKGGNPPKHAQRTQLITENYQVA, encoded by the exons ATG GTTTGCCTTGCTGCATCCATTATCAGCAAATCTGGCAAAG TCCTAGTTTCTAGACAGTTTGTGGAAATGTCCCGTATAAGAATTGAGGGTCTTCTTGCTGCGTTTCCCAAGTTGGTAGGTACTGGGAAACAACACACATATGTTGAGACTGAGAATGTGCGCTATGTTTATCAGCCCATTGAAGCACTGTACCTGCTTCTTGTAACGAACAAACAGAGCAACATACTTGAAGATCTGGAAACTCTGAGGCTTCTATCTAAACTT GTGCCAGAGTATTCTTACTCTCTTGATGAGGAGGGTATTTGCAGACATGCATTTGAGCTGATTTTTGCATTTGATGAAGTAATCGCTCTTGGGCACACGGAAAATGTGACTGTTGCTCAAGTTAAGCAATACTGTGAGATGGAGAGTCATGAAGAGAAGCTGCACAAGCTGGTCATGCAGAGCAAGATCAATGATACTAAGGATGTTATGAAGCGGAAAGCTAGTGAGATTGATAAAAGCAAG ATTGAGAAGAGAGGCGATAAAGGAGGATTCGGTCCATTACAGTCAATGGGCTCAGGAAGAGTTGAAAATAGCTTTAGTGATATGAGCATATCTAGCAGTGGAACTGGGTTTGGAAGTGGCTCTGGTTTTGGATTGACTACTGATCCCGATTCCTTTTCTACCAAGCCTAAAG GTCGTCCAACTTCATCTGCCACAGCTCCGCCAAAGGGCCTTGGAATGAAGCTTGGTAAATCTCAAAGGACAAATCAATTTTTGGAATCATTGAAAGCAGAAGGTGAGGTCATTGTTGAAGATGTTCAGCCAAAACTTAGCCAGTCTCGGTCAGCTGCCCCACCACTTACTGATCCCATCACTTTAACTGTTGAGGAGAAACTAAATGTGACATTGAAACGAGATGGTGGAGTCAGTAATTTTGATGTTCAAGGAACATTGTCTCTCCAAATTCTTAACCAAGAGGATGGGAACATTCAAGTTCAG GTCCAGACTGGTGACAATCAAGCCATCTCTTTCAAGACTCACCCTAACATGAACAAAGAATTATTTGCCAATGAAAACATACTAGGCCTAAAGGATCCAAACAGGCCTTTCCCCACTGGTCAAGCCAGTGATGCTGGAGGTGTCGGTCTTCTAAAGTGGAGAATGCAAAGCACTGATGAGTCAATGGTGCCACTGACAA TCAACTGCTGGCCCTCTTCTTCTGGAAATGAAACTTATGTCAGCATCGAATATGAGGCTTCATCAATGTTTGATCTGCGGAATGTTGTGATCTCAGTACCTCTTCCAGCTCTTCGAGATGCACCATCTGTCTCACAGATTGATGGAGAGTGGAG GTATGACCCTAGGAATTCCATTTTGGAGTGGTCTGTCCTTCTGATTGATAATTCAAATCGCAG TGGGTCGATGGAGTTTGTTGTTCCTCAAGCGGACTCATCTGCATTCTTTCCCATTTCAGTTCGTTTTATGGCAACTGATACATTTAGTGACCTGAAG GTGACAAACATCATACCACTAAAGGGTGGTAATCCTCCCAAGCATGCTCAGAGAACACAGTTGATTACGGAAAACTACCAAGTTGCGTGA